Proteins from one Podospora pseudoanserina strain CBS 124.78 chromosome 1, whole genome shotgun sequence genomic window:
- the rec8 gene encoding R8 protein (COG:D; EggNog:ENOG503NY2J) — translation MASLLSSLLLLGAAISPAQARVAAWWNGVGPQVIVQNETTGLIRYSRCNLFDNPKYSYTDGSVFSLTYKPKNDTPLAGSGYWSNEFTAASIYYLTERYEIANGLFHCNMTTGLFESKGNWIISKPSPSVHQNTGLASLLLGEEGGYRLFYHNKDGQVAQLGYTRDDGQWLYKGMVSKDVNTVPALGAAHSGKENITVISTRDFSNIGVTRWNSAGTWWRSTLPQALGNETDVITSKTNKTEIAINATAPVNFTLPAYDAATKGMGISIDRNYTRFIWYIGTDKKIHQIGNTNYFWSIRENQTESFWPEADEPNASVGVAFDFSSSLVHLYYMAKGKLVQAKYENESWKAWSNVPEPPAEQTTKDPTPSGPTTTESPVSEQSDVPNEGLSTGAKAGIGVGVSVGVIVVGVLIAVIVLLKRKKHEGFEHPPQQHTDDGSTIAPTTPAPSYGVPHPQNPLMVHYNNIAPQYHNYQMAQYDGYAWDQKYAPITSNSPPASQPYSSPQSTYAAMPIQQLDSETRPTELYAQPLYELPNQTNSHELVAEPKRTAAEQQEIYETQQLEQQRRAMYQQQRQQQQQQAQMYQEQPPQYQQLLTSHQYGVATVWLVSTVGIKSNAKKISRKAIQEVNVQKACETILEPGAPIALRLQGSLLYGVSRVYSQQCQYVLADAEKVQAHMMAFYNAMGGNENALDPRAGQAKRKELILQDDPDFDLNYQLPVFELDDDGNLILPAVESQASRNSTSQMSPHQLDSFNAGGSSIHGGLDLPGSSSGLGNPFHDGPFGSDDIDHGIDNQQVLPFGDGERQLAPIDDWGIEIDADGNVLALFEEPELPQIPQVDVSKADDHLPSDLGLDRFDSEGDFIMGNRDPAIPSDPRLPSEPPVLPQVGQAQQEENQEQQQQEAEMDENASEVQAPARARRQRRRQLLAPDDQTMLTRGQIRLWGDTYANRADEETARQQRRGLTATETRMNAYNLVFGQGLANLGYLAGYPNIPHPLAPFFAGEGLAQQLGFISPDFDVSGDVPATPRSRRRTASQALELEEDEVARRVRPRLSNEPDAPQGAPQLTNEAKLFLLGEQGEPIEAGRRGTSAQLSDAIHSDAPWNRPSSHIPSSSIKGGAGSKPGSRHVSASPLTHRARAGILGGSDQIERFSDQPIFGSDTGFSQGGGGVFLSSDPIIDPIDAPKEIKVPADTSQQMINALDREGQNFARFLRHIAKTKGYANEDDEQDEKAWVSFDDLFEPEDRKRAVVVQAFHHVLTLATKNVVKVKQDGQGGLKPFGEIRVGVDLPLSEDGGEEGQDEEMGDGGEESRIATGDDDEE, via the exons ATGGCGTCATTGCTATCATCACTGCTTCTACTTGGGGCTGCCATCTCACCGGCACAGGCACGTGTAGCAGCTTGGTGGAACGGCGTCGGGCCTCAAGTGATTGTCCAGAACGAGACAACTGGACTCATCCGATACAGCAGATGCAACCTCTTTGACAACCCAAAATACTCTTACACCGACGGGAGTGTCTTCTCCCTTACATACAAGCCCAAGAACGACACGCCTCTGGCTGGCTCGGGGTACTGGTCGAACGAATTCACAGC TGCCTCGATCTACTATCTGACCGAAAGATATGAGATTGCCAACGGTCTGTTCCACTGCAACATGACTACCGGGCTCTTTGAAAGCAAGGGGAACTGGATCATCAGCAAGCCATCGCCTAGCGTTCATCAAAACACCGGATTGGCTTCTTTGCTCCTGGGTGAAGAG GGAGGATATCGGCTGTTTTATCACAATAAGGATGGCCAGGTTGCCCAACTTGGTTATACGAGAGACGACGGCCAATGGTTGTACAAGGGCATGGTCAGCAAAGATGTCAACACTGTACCCGCTCTTGGGGCTGCCCACTCTGGAAAGGAGAACATCACGGTTATATCTACCAGGGACTTCAGCAATATTGGGGTTACAAGATGGAATAGTGCTGGGACTTGGTGGAGGT CCACGCTACCCCAAGCCTTGGGAAACGAAACCGATGTGATCACCAGCAAGACGAACAAGACCGAAATTGCAATCAATGCAACGGCACCAGTCAACTTCACCTTGCCTGCTTATGATGCCGCCACCAAGGGAATGGGGATCAGCATCGACAGGAACTACACACGTTTCATCTGGTACATTGGCACCGATAAGAAGATCCACCAGATCGGAAACACAAACTATTTCTGGAGTATCCGAGAGAACCAGACCGAATCATTCTGGCCCGAGGCAGATGAGCCCAACGCCAGCGTCGGTGTTGCTTTCGACTTTTCATCCAGTCTGGTGCACCTCTACTACATGGCGAAGGGAAAGCTCGTCCAAGCCAAGTATGAAAACGAATCTTGGAAGGCATGGTCAAATGTGCCTGAGCCCCCCGCCGAACAAACCACCAAGGACCCCACCCCTTCTGGACCTACCACCACGGAATCACCTGTTTCTGAACAATCGGATGTGCCAAACGAGGGTCTCTCCACCGGTGCTAAAGCTGGGATCGGAGTGGGTGTATCAGTTGGCGtcattgttgttggagtGCTCATTGCAGTTATCGTGTTGCTGAAGCGTAAGAAGCACGAGGGATTCGAACACCCGCCCCAACAGCACACGGACGACGGCTCAACGAttgctcccaccacccctgcGCCATCATATGGTgtccctcacccccaaaacccactGATGGTTCACTACAACAACATTGCTCCTCAGTATCACAACTACCAAATGGCGCAGTATGATGGTTACGCCTGGGATCAGAAGTATGCTCCTATCACATCAAACTCCCCACCAGCATCACAGCCATATAGTTCTCCCCAGTCAACATACGCCGCAATGCCAATCCAGCAGCTTGACTCGGAGACCCGTCCGACAGAGCTGTATGCTCAGCCTCTATATGAGCTCCCAAACCAGACGAATTCTCATGAGCTAGTGGCAGAGCCGAAGAGAACCGCGGCGGAGCAGCAGGAAATATACGAAACGCAGCAGTTGGAGCAGCAACGGCGGGCGATgtatcagcagcagcggcaacaacagcaacaacaggcgCAGATGTACCAGGAACAGCCGCCACAGTACCAGCAAC TCCTCACCAGCCACCAGTATGGCGTGGCCACAGTCTG GCTCGTCTCAACCGTTGGAATCAAGTCCAATGCTAAGAAGATCTCACGCAAGGCGATCCAGGAGGTCAACGTCCAGAAGGCTTGCGAAACTATCTTGGAGCCTGGTGCCCCTATTGCCCTGCGTCTCCAAGGCAGTCTTCTCTATGGCGTCTCCAGGGTGTACTCGCAGCAGTGCCAGTATGTATTGGCCGACGCTGAGAAGGTGCAGGCCCATATGATGGCTTTTTACAATGCCATGGGCGGAAATGAGAATGCACTGGATCCGAGGGCAGGCCAGGCCAA GCGGAAGGAGCTCATACTCCAAGACGACCCTGATTTTGACCTCAACTACCAGCTCCCCGTCTTTGAGCTTGACGATGACGGTAACTTGATTCTTCCAGCCGTCGAAAGCCAAGCATCACGCAACAGCACTTCACAGATGTCACCTCACCAGCTCGACAGCTTCAACGCTGGCGGCAGCTCGATCCATGGGGGCCTTGACCTCCCCGGATCTTCTTCTGGTCTTGGAAACCCATTCCATGACGGTCCCTTTGGCAGCGATGACATAGATCATGGCATAGACAACCAACAGGTGCTGCCCTTCGGCGATGGGGAGCGACAGCTTGCACCCATCGATGATTGGGGCATTGAAATCGACGCAGATGGGAACGTGTTAGCCCTTTTTGAGGAGCCTGAGCTGCCGCAGATTCCCCAGGTCGATGTTTCCAAGGCCGATGACCACCTTCCCTCTGATCTCGGTCTCGATCGATTCGATAGCGAAGGAGACTTCATTATGGGTAACAGAGACCCTGCCATTCCTTCTGATCCGCGCCTGCCGTCTGAACCCCCTGTCCTTCCTCAAGTCGGCCAGGCGCAGCAAGAAGAGAACCaagagcagcaacaacaagaggCTGAAATGGACGAAAACGCTAGTGAAGTTCAAGCTCCAGCTCGTGCTCGACGTCAGCGTCGCCGCCAACTTCTCGCGCCAGATGATCAGACTATGCTCACTCGTGGGCAGATTCGACTCTGGGGTGACACTTACGCCAACAGAGCTGATGAAGAGACCGCTCGACAGCAGCGACGTGGGCTCACAGCCACGGAAACACGGATGAATGCTTACAATCTGGTGTTCGGACAGGGTCTCGCCAACCTTGGCTACTTGGCCGGCTACCCTAACATCCCGCACCCCTTGGCCCCCTTCTTTGCAGGAGAGGGTCTCGCTCAGCAGTTAGGTTTCATCAGCCCAGATTTCGACGTCAGCGGCGATGTACCCGCCACCCCCCGTAGCCGCCGTCGCACAGCCTCACAAGCCCTCGAGCTAGAAGAAGACGAAGTCGCCCGTCGGGTCCGTCCCCGCCTCAGCAATGAGCCCGACGCCCCACAAGGTGCCCCCCAACTTACAAACGAAGCCAAACTCTTCCTCCTGGGTGAACAAGGAGAGCCAATTGAAGCAGGCAGAAGGGGCACCAGCGCCCAACTCTCAGACGCAATCCACTCCGATGCCCCCTGGAACAGACCCTCCTCTCACATCCCTAGCTCCTCCATCAAAGGCGGTGCCGGCTCCAAACCCGGCAGCCGTCACGTCAgcgcctcccccctcacccaccgTGCCAGAGCTGGTATCTTGGGGGGATCAGACCAGATCGAACGCTTCAGCGATCAGCCCATCTTTGGATCAGACACGGGTTTctcccaaggaggaggtggtgtcttcctctcttctgaTCCCATCATCGATCCGATTGATGCCCCCAAGGAGATAAAGGTGCCAGCTGATACCTCCCAGCAGATGATCAATGCCCTTGATCGCGAGGGGCAGAACTTCGCAAGGTTTCTCCGGCATATTGCCAAGACCAAGGGGTACGCcaatgaggatgatgagcaggACGAGAAAGCCTGGGTGAGCTTTGATGACTTGTTTGAGCCGGAGGATaggaagagggcggtggtggtgcaggcTTTTCATCATGTGTTGACTTTGGCGACGAAGAAtgtggtgaaggtgaagcAGGATGGACAGGGGGGGCTGAAGCCGTTTGGGGAGATCAGGGTGGGAGTTGACTTGCCTTTGTctgaggatggtggcgaggaggggcaggatgaggagatgggggatggtggtgaggagtcGAGGATTGCTactggggatgatgatgaggagtaA
- a CDS encoding hypothetical protein (EggNog:ENOG503P2JS; COG:S), translated as MFRRRWSGLPADPIFPANISELGYFINEDDEIRSLENADYYFHYFLTKNERYNDRRRFAYNEAIGNVVHSRLDAESLAPLRLPVGTKPIDPHVPIRISPDLPERSRVVLIVGEDNQQFGVLAHRVLGGKGGITKGSILNLVQALKKQPSSSTDPTPPGIIIANPSELWWWPEGKRGLTPVDRHYIPMASAVHLGRAYDKARNGIPKNITTAEHVKCVFEEVVDKLVGKDVKLDIIAVGNSAEEVEKYLNDDEVWKKFGTMMGAMVVLGGFYHSDEFKCEGFKQFMQERARAYAIHHTPLDNPIAESFGNPGALGFTSFGCPAFSAGEANMTELVLIETHHSVLNWLENVALLGEAYRNEDVQIYGDDDGVIPEEVLQAWGEKDVEETEKHMKGTEKDMEEAEAEIKKDELHALEDGNSGHDSTPKKEVAVSKESSPGSSQDSRVAAAEKEDERNVVLKVKDLKVTVEDGE; from the exons ATGTTCCGTCGCCGCTGGTCTGGCCTCCCGGCCGATCCCATTTTTCCAGCGAACATCTCTGAGCTCGG CTACTTCATcaacgaagatgatgagatcCGCTCTCTCGAAAATGCCGACTACTACTTCCACTATTTCCTCACCAAGAACGAGCGCTACAACGACCGCCGCCGTTTTGCCTACAATG AAGCCATTGGCAATGTGGTTCACTCTCGCCTCGATGCCGAGTCACTCGCTCCCCTCCGTCTGCCCGTGGGAACCAAGCCCATTGACCCTCATGTCCCTATTCGCATCAGTCCCGACCTTCCCGAGCGCTCTCGAGTTGTTCTCATTGTTGGGGAGGACAACCAGCAGTTCGGTGTCCTCGCCCACCGTGTCCTGGGTGGCAAAGGTGGCATCACCAAGGGCTCGATCCTCAACCTTGTCCAGGCCTTGAAGAAGcaaccctcttcctcgactGACCCTACGCCCCCTGGAATCATCATTGCCAACCCTAGtgagttgtggtggtggcctgAGGGcaagagggggttgacgCCTGTGGACCGCCATTACATTCCCATGGCCAGCGCGGTTCACCTTGGTCGCGCCTACGACAAGGCCAGGAATGGGATCCCCAAGAATATTACCACTGCGGAGCACGTCAAGTGtgtttttgaggaggtggtagaCAAGTTGGTTGGGAAGGACGTCAAGTTGGATATTATTGCTGTGGGCAATTCGgcagaggaggtggagaaaTATCTAAACGATGATGAGGTCTGGAAGAAGTTTGGGACGATGATGGGGGCGATGGTAGTGTTGGGAGGGTTTTATCACTCGGATGAGTTCAAGTGTGAGGGGTTCAAACAGTTTATGCAAGAG AGAGCTCGCGCCTATGCCATCCACCACACACCCCTTGACAACCCTATTGCCGAGTCTTTTGGCAACCCCGGTGCTCTTGGGTTTACCTCCTTTGGTTGCCCTGCTTTCAGCGCTGGCGAGGCGAATATGACTGAGCTGGTGCTTATTGAGACACATCATAGCGTTCTCAACTGGCTGGAGAATGTTGCTTTGCTTGGGGAGGCGTACAGGAATGAGGATGTACAGATCtatggagatgatgatggagtcATTCCGGAGGAAGTTCTGCAGGCTTGGGGCgagaaggatgtggaggagacCGAGAAGCACATGAAGGGGACCGAGAAGGatatggaggaggccgaggccgagattAAAAAGGACGAGTTGCATGCATTGGAGGATGGCAATTCTGGCCATGATAGCACTCCTAAGAAGGAGGTCGCTGTTAGCAAGGAGAGTTCACCTGGCTCATCTCAGGACAGCagagttgctgctgctgagaaggaggatgagaggaaTGTGGTTCTTAAGGTCAAGGATCTGAAGGTCacggtggaggatggggagtaG
- the MRP2 gene encoding 40S ribosomal protein mrp2, mitochondrial (COG:J; BUSCO:EOG09265D7J; EggNog:ENOG503P4CP), whose protein sequence is MSMFRAKKFDLGCFTNIKIIRDHSKRKAFEAAEPERQALRYIIRNTTLPMRTRAMAQLQLTQMHCYTRPTQIRNRCVLGGKGRGVLRAFKMSRYNFRMEALAGNLPGVKKASW, encoded by the exons ATGTCCATGTTCAGGGCCAAAAAGTTTGATCTTGGGTgcttcaccaacatcaaaatCATCCGGGATCACTCCAAGCGCAAGGCTTTTGAGGCCGCGGAGCCCGAGAG ACAAGCTCTCCGGTACATCATCCGGAACACCACCCTTCCTATGAGGACACGCGCCATGGCCCAGCTCCAGCTCACTCAGATGCACTGCTACACCCGGCCAACACAAATCAGGAACCGCTGCGTCTTGGGCGGTAAGGGGAGAGGTGTACTGAGAGCATTCAAGATGTCAAGA TACAACTTCCGTATGGAAGCATTGGCAGGTAATTTGCCAGGTGTGAAAAAGGCTTCTTGGTAA
- a CDS encoding hypothetical protein (EggNog:ENOG503NWHD; COG:H; BUSCO:EOG0926131E), producing the protein MSCAERAQPVFSVSGTVSSPSNMCHGGCETTNGHYPRILPEAHMLPGFLHTCACQSPSVPTSCSEFPKLFRWWPGAGINLSGECAVFQCEGSLSGQVQLKATSTDSQTGPAKSSKAYYLRIRCHTYRNAKFYLICRDEVVIGWPKPGVANRYLRDYITHFDRRQEADGRMPCMQEPAPIWFFVQSALSTPYPPLSCWILVTQQNNLLSSATTIPPLPPNIASRSRKMASPAPLQRLQAPLRRSLARAAVLSSRTYATIPSPSDPELTQSSPSPAASTTPAKKAPRPSYFKDTTVASFSEFVGSQSAPLSLSEAYEIKTAEVGPAGRKRTITRLPEWLKTPIPSSGANPNFGKIKADLRGLNLHTVCEEARCPNIGECWGGNDKSAATATIMLMGDTCTRGCRFCSVKTNRKPPPLDPHEPENTAEALARWGLGYVVLTSVDRDDLADGGARHFAETIRRIKQKKPTLLVEALTGDFMGDLDMVKIVAESGLDVYAHNVETVEGLTPYVRDRRATFRQSLKVLEHVKAVRGKEGIITKTSIMLGLGEQEQEVWDTLRELRRIDVDVVTFGQYMRPTKRHLKVEKYVTPDEFDLWKQRALDMGFLYCASGPLVRSSYKAGEAFIENVLRKRAGERGAASASLDQIVAAEETKAL; encoded by the exons ATGAGCTGCGCAGAAAGAGCTCAGCCAGTATTTTCTGTTTCAGGAACGGTTTCATCGCCGTCCAATATGTGCCACGGCGGTTGCGAAACTACCAATGGACATTACCCCCGCATTCTTCCAGAAGCACACATGCTTCCCGGATTTCTCCACACATGCGCTTGTCAAAGCCCATCAGTGCCAACGAGTTGTTCGGAGTTCCCAAAGCTGTTTCGATGGTGGCCCGGGGCTGGCATTAACTTATCAGGTGAGTGTGCTGTATTTCAGTGCGAAGGTTCTTTGAGTGGCCAGGTTCAATTGAAGGCCACGAGCACCGATTCCCAAACTGGTCCAGCTAAATCATCAAAAGCATATTATCTCAGAATCCGGTGCCATACATATAGAAATGCGAAATTTTATTTGATCTGTCGGGATGAAGTTGTTATTGGTTGGCCGAAGCCCGGAGTAGCCAACAGGTACCTACGGGATTACATAACCCATTTCGATAGGCGCCAAGAGGCGGATGGGCGAATGCCCTGCATGCAAGAGCCGGCGCCGATTTGGTTTTTTGTTCAGTCAGCCTTATCAACTCCGTATCCGCCACTGTCCTGCTGGATATTGGTCacccaacaaaacaacctcctctcTTCCGCCACGACCATTCCCCCACTCCCGCCAAACATAGCCAGTCGATCTCGCAAAATGGCCTCACCAGCACCCCTTCAAAGGCTACAGGCCCCATTGCGACGGTCCTTGGCCCGAGCCGCTGTCCTTTCATCCCGAACTTACGCCACTATCCCTTCACCGTCCGACCCGGAGCTGACACAGTCATCGCCAAGcccagcagcctcaacaacccccgcGAAGAAGGCCCCGCGACCGTCATACTTCAAAGACACCACCGTCGCCTCCTTTTCCGAGTTCGTGGGCTCCCAGTctgcccccctctccctcagcGAAGCCTACGAGATCAAGACCGCAGAGGTAGGCCCCGCCGGCCGCAAGCGCACCATCACCCGTCTGCCAGAATGGCTCAAGACTCCAATCCCTTCCTCAGGTGCCAACCCCAACTTTGGCAAGATCAAGGCCGACCTCAGGGGTTTGAACCTGCACACTGTGTGCGAGGAGGCGCGATGCCCGAATATCGGCGAGTGCTGGGGTGGAAACGACAAGTCTGCTGCGACGGCGACGATCATGCTTATGGGTGATACTTGCACCAGAGGGTGCAGGTTCTGCAGTGTCAAGACCAACAGGAAGCCTCCGCCGCTTGACCCGCATGAACCGGAGAATACGGCCGAGGCACTGGcgaggtgggggttggggtatGTGGTTTTGACAAGTGTGGATCGTGATGATTTGGCGGACGGTGGTGCGAGGCACTTTGCGGAGACGATTAGGAGGATTAAGCAGAAGAAGCCGACgctgttggtggaggcgTTGACTGGTGATTTCATGGGGGACCTGGACATGGTCAAGATTGTGGCGGAGAGTGGATTGGATGTGTATGCTCACAACGTtgagacggtggaggggttgacaCCGTATGTTCGCGACCGGAGGGCTACTTTCAGACAGAGTTTAAAGGTGTTGGAGCATGTGAAGGCTGTCAGGGGCAAGGAGGGCATCATCACTAAGACGAGTATCatgcttggtcttggtgagcaggagcaggaggttTGGGATACGCTGAGAG AGCTGAGAAGGATCGACGTCGATGTCGTCACCTTTGGGCAGTATATGCGCCCTACCAAGAGGCATCTCAAGGTCGAAAAGTACGTCACCCCTGACGAATTTGACCTCTGGAAGCAGCGTGCTCTGGATATGGGCTTCCTGTACTGCGCCAGCGGCCCTCTTGTCAGGTCATCTTACAAGGCTGGCGAGGCCTTCATTGAGAACGTTCTCAGGAAGCGCGCCGGCGAAAGGGGTGCAGCCTCGGCGAGTCTCGACCAAATCGTGGCCGCTGAAGAAACCAAGGCTCTCTGA
- the SNC2 gene encoding Vesicle membrane receptor protein (v-SNARE) (COG:U; EggNog:ENOG503P44G) has protein sequence MSSEPYDPYIPAGQQGSSQDPGNARTQALKQQIDETVDVMRKNVNKVAERGEHLDSLQNKTDDLAMSAQNFRRGANQVRKKMWWKDMKMRIWLIVGIIVLLAIIIIPAVVATR, from the exons ATGTCTTCCGAGCCGTATGACCCTTATATCCCCGCCGGCCAGCAGGGCTCGTCGCAGGATCCCGGCAATGCCAGGACGCAAGCTTTGAAGCAG CAAATCGACGAGACTGTCGATGTCATGCGCAAGAATGTCAACAAGGTCGCCGAGCGTGGTGAGCACCTTGATAGTCTCCAGAACAAGACCGACGATTTGGCCATGTCCGCACAAAATTTCCGCCGTGGTGCCAACCAAGTCCGCAAGAAGATGTGGTGGAAG GACATGAAGATGCGCATCTGGCTCATTGTCGGTATTATCGTCCTTCTCGCCATCATTATCATCCCTGCGG TTGTTGCTACGAGATAA
- the ARG6 gene encoding Protein arg-6, mitochondrial (COG:E; EggNog:ENOG503NW51), protein MLSAAAVALRAGARRTVRRLPGKTRAIPVAASLRRQRPFSTSATRKTDLTTRGMIVQTLSSVGSKREVQQYLSLFTSVSSQRFAVIKVGGAILTDYLDELCSSLAFLYTVGLYPVIVHGAGPQLNSLLEQAGVEPQFEEGIRVTDVKTLRVARDLFMRENLKLVNKLEEKGVHAQPLTIGMFRAEYLNKEKWGLVGKVTGVNKQAIETAISNGYLPILTSMAETDDGQILNVNADVAAAELARALEPLKVVYLSEKGGLFDAAGQKISAINLDEEFDHLMSQEWVKYGTRLKIKEIKELLDTLPRATSVAIIHPGDLQKELFTDSGAGTLIRRGSKLLSATSLSEFEDLDALKSVLVRDREGPDAKETVDKYLEYLNENDFKAYYDGDMNALAIVLPAKDGRQATLATLTITKSGWLTNVADNIFTVLKKEHPSLVWTVKEDDENLGWFFDKADGSITRDGDVMFWYGIDNGDEIMRLMKDFTLNGRAMLGNSNLESRLHRAAKTGSKPFAQQTRSYSTLARRPVDSAPAFGLNTGRGYVTQTNPNPPIGKKNASKEGPARVALIGARGYTGQELVRLLDSHPNMDLRHVSSRELAGQKLEGYNKSEVIYESLSPDDVRDMEKRGDIDCWVMALPNGVCKPFVEAVYEGRKGSNHKSVIVDLSADYRFDNSWTYGLPELVQRNNIADATQIANPGCYATAAQLGIAPLVEHLGGMPHIFGVSGYSGAGTKPSPKNDVDNLTNNLIPYSLTGHIHEREVSSQLGAQVAFIPHVAVWFRGIHHTISIPLKQSMTSRDIRQIYQDRYAGEKLVKVVGEAPLVKNISGKHGVEIGGFEVDKTGKRVVVCATIDNLLKGAATQCLQNMNLALGYAEYEGIPIM, encoded by the exons ATgctctccgccgccgctgtTGCCCTCCGGGCAGGCGCCCGTCGTACCGTTCGACGGCTGCCGGGCAAGACCCGTGCCATTCCCGTTGCTGCGTCCCTCCGTCGCCAGAGGCCATTCTCGACGTCTGCGACCCGGAAGACAGATCTGACCACAAGGGGCATGATAGTGCAGACTTTGTCGTCTGTGGGATCTAAGAGAGAGGTGCAGCAGTACTTGTCTCTGTTCACATCCGTCTCTTCCCAGCGATTCGCCGTCATCAAGGTTGGCGGTGCCATCTTGACCGACTACCTCGACGAACTGTGCTCTAGCTTAGCTTTCCTTTATACCGTCGGCCTTTACCCCGTCATTGTCCATGGCGCTGGTCCTCAGCTCAACAGTTTGCTCGAGCAGGCTGGTGTCGAGCCCCAATTCGAGGAGGGAATCCGCGTCACAGACGTCAAGACGCTCAGAGTGGCTCGCGACCTGTTCATGAGGGAGAATTTGAAACTCGTCAacaagctggaggagaagggtgtgCATGCTCAGCCTCTGACCATTGGCATGTTCAGAGCCGAGTACTTGAATAAGGAGAAGTGGGGTCTGGTAGGAAAGGTTACCGGTGTCAACAAGCAGGCGATCGAGACGGCCATCAGCAACGGCTACCTGCCCATTCTTACCTCCATGGCTGAGACCGACGACGGCCAGATCCTCAACGTTAACGCCGatgttgccgctgctgagcTTGCTCGCGCTCTCGAGCCTCTGAAGGTGGTCTACCTCTCCGAGAAAGGTGGTCTGTTTGACGCTGCTGGCCAGAAGATCTCCGCTATCAACCTCGATGAGGAATTCGACCACCTCATGTCTCAGGAGTGGGTCAAATACGGCACTCgcctcaagatcaaggagatcaaAGAGCTCCTGGACACCCTTCCACGCGCGACCAGTGTGGCCATCATCCACCCAGGTGACCTTCAGAAGGAGCTGTTCACTGATTCCGGCGCTGGCACCTTGATCCGCCGCGGCAGCAAACTCCTCTCGGCTACCAGCCTGTCCGAGTTCGAGGATCTCGATGCGCTCAAGTCGGTTCTGGTCAGGGATCGTGAGGGTCCCGACGCGAAGGAGACTGTTGACAAGTACCTTGAGTACCTGAACGAGAACGATTTCAAGGCCTACTATGACGGCGACATGAACGCTCTTGCCATTGTCCTTCCTGCCAAGGATGGTCGTCAAGCCACTCTTGCTACGCTGACCATAACCAAGTCTGGCTGGTTGACAAACGTTGCTGACAACATCTTCACTGttctcaagaaggagcaCCCTTCGCTTGTATGGACCGTgaaggaggacgatgagaaCCTTGGCTGGTTTTTTGACAAGGCCGACGGGAGCATCACTCGCGATGGCGACGTGATGTTCTGGTATGGCATTGATAACGGTGACGAGATCATGCGCTTGATGAAGGATTTCACCCTGAATGGTCGTGCTATGCTCGGCAATTCTAACCTTGAGTCGCGCCTGCACCGTGCTGCCAAGACCGGCTCCAAGCCGTTCGCTCAGCAAACCCGGAGCTACTCCACCCTGGCTCGCCGTCCCGTCGACTCCGCCCCTGCCTTCGGTCTCAACACTGGGAGAGGATATGTTACCCAGactaaccccaaccctcccattGGCAAGAAGAATGCCTCCAAGGAGGGCCCTGCGAGGGTAGCCCTCATTGGTGCTCGTGGTTACACAGGCCAGGAGctcgtccgcctcctcgACTCTCATCCCAACATGGATCTCCGCCATGTCTCGTCCCGTGAGCTTGCGGGCCAGAAGCTGGAGGGCTATAACAAGAGCGAAGTCATCTACGAGAGCTTGAGCCCCGACGATGTTCGTGACATGGAGAAGCGTGGCGACATCGACTGCTGGGTCATGGCTCTCCCCAACGGTGTTTGCAAGCCCTTTGTCGAGGCTGTCTACGAGGGCCGCAAGGGCTCCAACCACAAGAGCGTTATCGTCGATCTTTCTGCCGACTACCGCTTCGACAATTCGTGGACCTATGGTCTTCCCGAGCTCGTCCAGAGAAACAACATCGCGGATGCCACTCAGATTGCCAACCCCGGTTGCTATGCTACCGCTGCCCAGCTCGGCATTGCCCCCCTCGTTGAGCACCTTGGCGGTATGCCTCACATCTTTGGTGTTTCCGGTTACTCCGGCGCCGGTACCAAGCCTTCTCCCAAGAACGATGTCGacaacctcaccaacaacctcatcccttACAGCTTGACTGGCCACATTCACGAGCGTGAGGTCAGCAGCCAGCTCGGCGCTCAGGTTGCCTTCATTCCCCACGTCGCCGTTTGGTTCCGTGGTatccaccacaccatctcTATCCCCCTCAAGCAGAGCATGACCTCGCGTGACATTCGTCAGATCTACCAGGACAGATACGCTGGCGAGAAGCTCGTCAAGGTTGTTGGCGAGGCCCCTCTTGTCAAGAACATCAGCGGCAAGCACGGTGTTGAGATTGGTGGTTTCGAGGTTGACAAGACTGGGAAGCGTGTCGTTGTTTGCGCTACTATTGACAACCTTCTCAAGGGTGCCGCTACTCAGTGCTTGC AAAACATGAACCTTGCTCTTGGTTATGCTGAATATGAGGGCATCCCCATCATGTAA